TGTCCGACCAGCGTATTGCCGCGGACTTCTTTCAGGCCGGTATGGAATACGTCCACATTGCTCTTGTTCAGCGTCGGGTAATAGTTGTTGCTCATCAGTACCCGTTTACAACCCAGGGTGTAATCGGGGGTCAGCTTGGCGCGCAGTGCCGGATCCTTGATGGCCACTTTCAGGTGGGCAAGGCCCAGCTTCTGAATCTGTTTGAGGATGGCTGGCCGGCGGAAACCGATGCCGAATGTTTCAAAGCCACCGTAGAGCATCTTGCGCCAGGCATTCAGGGTGAAGGGCAGGCGGAAAAAGTGTTCTTCCACTTTGGGAATGCTGTGATCCGGTTTCGGCAGCACCCATTGTGGAGTGCGCTGGAACAGCGTCAGCTGTTTCACTTTGGGCTGGATTTCCGGCACGAACTGGATAGCGGATGCGCCGGTGCCGACGACGGCGACACGCTCTCCTGCCAGGTCATGGTCGTGATCCCAGCGAGAGGAATGAAACAGGGTGCCGCTGAATTCTTTCAGGCCAGGAATGGCCGGGATGATCGGCTCATGCAGATAACCGGAACACGCCACGACGGTGCGGGCCAAATAGAGTTGATCTGCGGTTTGCACTTCCCAGAGGCTTTTCTCTTCGCGCCACTGTGCACGTTCCACGCCCTGATTGAAGTGAATGCTGTCCGGGATACGGTGCTGCTCTGCCACGTCGCGCACATAGGCCAGGATTTCTGCCTGGCCAGCAAAGGCACGGGTCCAGTCCGGTTTCTGGGCGAAGGAGTAGGAGTACAGGGCGGACGGTACATCGCAGGCACAGCCGGGGTAGGTGTTGTCCCGCCAGGTGCCGCCCAGATCCGCTGCCTTTTCCAGAATCACAAAGTTATCAATGCCGGCCTCTTTCAGCTTGATGCCGAGACCAATACCGCTAATGCCCGCACCGACAATCAGTACGTCATGAATGGGGGTGTTTGCTTGCTGTGTCATGCTGGTATCCGCTTCACTGGTTCGGTTGTGGGCTGAAGAAGTCCATGGCCTTGTTGGTCAGGTTCAGGTTGGCCACTTGTTTGGCCAGGCTGTAGACATCCGGGTAGATCACTCGCGCACCGCCTTTGTGGAAGGTGTGATAGATGCGCTCGGCCAGCACGTCCGGTTTGCCCGTGGGAATGAAGCGCGAGATCGCGCCGCGCTTGACCTGATTGCGTGCATGGCTCTCCAGTCCGGAGTACACCGGGCCGGGGTATACGGTGACCACGTTGACGCCCTCCTTTTTCAGGTCGAGCCGGGCAATCTCGGACGCCATGCCCAGCCCTGCCTTGGCGCCGCCGTAGTAGCTGCAACCGCGAATGGGCACCCGGCCTGCCATGCTGGAAATATTGATCACGCAACCACGTCGTTTCTCAATCATGTCGGGCACTGCCAGGTCCATAAGCCGCATGGGGGCAATGTAATTGATGTCCATGCTGCGCTTGCCTCGTTCCCAGCCAGTGCCGGCCAGGGTCATGATGTCCATGATCCCGGCGCAGTTGACCAGCACATCCACCGGGCCATGACGTTCCACCAGGGACTGCCACCAGCCGGGCAGGGCGTCGATGTCCGTGAGATCGCATACCTCGGCATGGGCTCCGTGCTGGCTGGCCACGGTCTGCAAAGCCTCCGGATTGAGGTCTACCAGAGTGAGGGCTACGTCAGGATGATGGCTGCGAAACTGTTCAGCCAGTGCGCTGCCAATGGCGCCAGCGCCACCGGTGATCACAACGTGTGCCGGTTTCATGATGGCGGGTCTTGAGAGAGTCGCGTGCGTCATGGGGTTGTTCCTTCAGGGTGGTGATTGGCGATGGCCAGCCAGCAGGCATCCCGTGCCTGCTTCAGGTCCTCGTTGTTCAGCGTCAGGTAATTGAGTCGCTCTGCCTTGAATACGCCGACAAAGGCGCCCCAAAACAGCGCGATGGCCAGATCGGGTTTGAGCCGGTCACTCAGCAGGCCATTGCGTTGCCCAATGATCACCATCATGCCCAGCGGGATAA
The nucleotide sequence above comes from Alcanivorax sediminis. Encoded proteins:
- a CDS encoding flavin-containing monooxygenase, coding for MTQQANTPIHDVLIVGAGISGIGLGIKLKEAGIDNFVILEKAADLGGTWRDNTYPGCACDVPSALYSYSFAQKPDWTRAFAGQAEILAYVRDVAEQHRIPDSIHFNQGVERAQWREEKSLWEVQTADQLYLARTVVACSGYLHEPIIPAIPGLKEFSGTLFHSSRWDHDHDLAGERVAVVGTGASAIQFVPEIQPKVKQLTLFQRTPQWVLPKPDHSIPKVEEHFFRLPFTLNAWRKMLYGGFETFGIGFRRPAILKQIQKLGLAHLKVAIKDPALRAKLTPDYTLGCKRVLMSNNYYPTLNKSNVDVFHTGLKEVRGNTLVGQDGSECEVDTIILGTGFFVTEPPIANHIYNAAGESLSDMWKDGMQAYRGTTIAGLPNAFMVLGPNLGIGHNSAFIVIEAQINYIVSTLTTMRDQQLQRIEVKAEVQRDYNHKVQKDLQGTVWNTGGCSSYYLDKNGFNSVGFPWSTLEMQRLLKQFDSDNYTLTPATQPVF
- a CDS encoding SDR family NAD(P)-dependent oxidoreductase, which produces MTHATLSRPAIMKPAHVVITGGAGAIGSALAEQFRSHHPDVALTLVDLNPEALQTVASQHGAHAEVCDLTDIDALPGWWQSLVERHGPVDVLVNCAGIMDIMTLAGTGWERGKRSMDINYIAPMRLMDLAVPDMIEKRRGCVINISSMAGRVPIRGCSYYGGAKAGLGMASEIARLDLKKEGVNVVTVYPGPVYSGLESHARNQVKRGAISRFIPTGKPDVLAERIYHTFHKGGARVIYPDVYSLAKQVANLNLTNKAMDFFSPQPNQ